A stretch of Ranitomeya variabilis isolate aRanVar5 chromosome 3, aRanVar5.hap1, whole genome shotgun sequence DNA encodes these proteins:
- the LOC143815410 gene encoding caspase-1-A-like, giving the protein MEDKLRNIRPQLVERCSSALLQELLDDLLHIKVLRDAEVEHIREAFPERRDKCRTLIDIVIKKGDQSCKILLQKIREKDLPLSEALGITAMLPIQE; this is encoded by the exons ATGGAGG ATAAACTCAGAAATATCCGTCCTCAGTTAGTAGAACGATGCAGTTCAGCACTTCTACAAGAGTTGCTAGATGACTTGCTTCATATAAAGGTACTAAGGGATGCAGAGGTGGAGCATATCCGGGAAGCTTTCCCGGAGCGCAGAGACAAATGTCGAACACTGATTGATATCGTGATAAAGAAAGGAGACCAGAGCTGTAAGATACTACTCCAAAAAATCAGAGAAAAGGATCTGCCACTTAGTGAAGCCTTGGGAATAACAG